Proteins from a genomic interval of Papaver somniferum cultivar HN1 chromosome 4, ASM357369v1, whole genome shotgun sequence:
- the LOC113271556 gene encoding uncharacterized protein At2g33490-like: MKSSLKKLKGFALHHHHRHDGKDKRDLLNPSAQLDELAQASQDMLDMRNCYDTLLSAAAATANSAYEFSESLREMGTCLLEKTALNDDEESGRALLMLGKVQFELQKLVDSYRSHIFQTITTPSESLLNELRTVEEMKRQCDEKRNVYEYMLAAHREKGKSKTSKGETFSSQQLQMAHEEYDEEATLFVFRLKSLKQGQTRSLLTQAARHHAAQVNFFSKGLKSLEAVDPQVRSVTERQHIDYQFSGLEDDDGEDGYDDDGQGYDGNDDGELSFDYGQNDHRLDVSASRNSMELDQVDLSLLPQVSIADTAQENIDRSYPDLQTFHREPKTGSHSAPIFPEKKYDTAERIRQLRPSASRKFHTYVLPTPLDAKSTIPARLSNPAPSERRASMSSAHNLWYSSPLEPRKYEKDSRDDKLLGLSSIKAQSVLKESNINSVSNKLPPPLAEGFSLPQYDPRTADTKKPRRNAYSGPISSKSWSTKPSLSSSGPITSMEHPGLVPGMLSRVPLPTSSPPKVSPSASPPLLSSPKISELHELPRPPTFGTSTNKMLPLVGHSAPLGRSQDISMTNKTPLTPSNAASPLPMPPQTVPRSFSIPSSGQRAMALHVAKLLETNKEKAEEAASPPLTPISLANTKPVLTNSEVVRTAPRGGGD, translated from the exons ATGAAGTCTTCATTGAAGAAGCTGAAAGGATTTGCACTGCATCATCATCATAGACATGATGGCAAAGATAAGAGAGATCTTCTTAATCCTTCTGCTCAGTTAGATGAACTTGCTCAAGCTTCTCAG GACATGCTTGACATGAGAAATTGCTATGATACCTtactttctgcagctgctgccaCAGCAAATAGCGCATATG AGTTCTCCGAGTCTTTACGGGAAATGGGTACTTGTCTACTTGAGAAGACTGCATtaaatgatgatgaagaaagtg GTAGAGCTCTCCTAATGCTGGGAAAAGTGCAGTTTGAACTTCAGAAACTCGTTGATAGCTAT CGGTCTCATATTTTCCAGACAATTACAACACCGTCAGAGTCGCTTCTCAACGAGCTAAGAACAGTGGAG GAAATGAAACGGCAGTGTGATGAAAAAAG AAATGTGTATGAATACATGTTGGCTGCACATAGGGAAAAGGGGAagtcaaaaacttctaagggtgaaACCTTTTCATCGCAGCAGCTGCAAATGGCTCATGAAGAATATGATGAGGAGGCAACTTTATTCGTCTTCCGGTTGAAATCATTGAAGCAAGGGCAGACCCGGAGTCTCCTTACACAGGCGGCTCGGCATCATGCTGCACAG GTGAATTTCTTTAGCAAGGGACTAAAATCTCTTGAGGCAGTAGACCCACAAGTAAGATCGGTGACTGAACGCCAACATATTGATTACCAATTCAGTGGCCTAGAGGATGATGATGGAGAGGATGGCTACGACGATGATGGCCAAGGCTATGATGGTAATGATGACGGCGAGCTGAGTTTTGACTATGGGCAAAATGATCATAGGCTGGATGTTTCCGCATCAAGGAACTCAATGGAG CTGGACCAAGTGGACCTGTCTCTTCTTCCTCAAGTGTCGATAGCTGATACTGCACAG GAGAATATCGACAGAAGCTATCCTGATCTTCAAACATTCCATAGGGAACCCAAAACAGGCAGTCATTCTGCTCCAATTTTCCCAGAGAAAAAGTATGACACAGCTGAAAGGATAAGGCAACTGCGACCATCAGCATCACGAAAATTTCACACGTATGTTCTTCCCACACCTCTTGATGCTAAGAGTACAATACCTGCGAGATTAAGTAATCCAGCTCCCAGCGAAAGGCGTGCAAGCATGAGTAGTGCTCATAATTTATGGTATTCATCACCCTTGGAACCGAGAAAGTACGAAAAAGATTCAAGAGATGATAAGCTGTTGGGGTTGAGCAGCATAAAAGCACAATCAGTTCTCAAAGAGAGCAACATTAACAGTGTGTCCAACAAGTTACCCCCTCCTTTGGCCGAGGGGTTTTCGCTGCCACAATATGATCCACGTACCGCAGATACTAAGAAACCAAGACGGAATGCTTACTCTGGTCCAATATCTAGTAAATCATGGTCAACGAAACCATCATTATCTTCCAGCGGCCccataacatcaatggaacaCCCAGGGCTCGTGCCTGGGATGCTTTCACGTGTCCCGCTACCCACATCTTCACCACCTAAAGTATCTCCAAGTGCTTCACCTCCACTTTTGTCATCCCCGAAAATAAGTGAGCTGCATGAACTTCCTAGACCCCCAACATTCGGCACATCCACTAACAAAATGCTTCCTTTAGTTGGCCATTCAGCTCCCTTGGGCAGAAGTCAAGACATATCTATGACGAACAAAACACCCTTGACACCATCAAATGCAGCATCTCCATTACCCATGCCTCCTCAGACTGTCCCCCGCAGCTTCTCTATACCTTCAAGTGGTCAAAGGGCAATGGCTTTACACGTGGCCAAGCTCTTGGAGACTAATAAAGAGAAGGCTGAAGAAGCTGCTTCGCCTCCATTGACACCTATTTCACTCGCAAACACAAAGCCCGTATTGACCAATTCTGAAGTTGTTCGGACTGCTCCCAGAG